The following coding sequences are from one Streptococcus mitis window:
- a CDS encoding metal ABC transporter permease → MIAEFIDGLQKFHFLQNALITAIVIGVVAGAVGCFIILRGMSLMGDAISHAVLPGVALSFILGLDFFIGAIVFGLLAAIIITYIKGNSIIKSDTAIGITFSSFLALGIILISVAKSSTDLFHILFGNILAVQDTDMFITMGVGAAILLLIWIFFKQLLITSFDELLAKAMGMPVNFYHYLLMVLLTLVSVTAMQSVGTILIVAMLITPAATAYLYANSLKSMIFLSSTFGATASVLGLFIGYSFNVAAGSSIVLTAASFFLISFFIAPKQRYLKLKNKHLLK, encoded by the coding sequence ATGATCGCAGAATTTATCGATGGATTGCAAAAATTCCATTTCTTACAAAATGCCTTGATAACAGCTATTGTCATTGGGGTCGTAGCTGGAGCTGTGGGATGTTTCATCATCCTACGCGGGATGTCACTCATGGGAGATGCCATTTCACATGCTGTCTTGCCAGGTGTAGCCCTCTCCTTTATCTTGGGCCTTGACTTCTTTATCGGAGCCATTGTCTTCGGACTACTAGCTGCTATCATCATTACCTACATCAAGGGAAACTCGATTATCAAAAGCGATACCGCCATCGGCATTACCTTTTCTTCTTTCTTAGCCCTCGGTATCATCTTGATTAGTGTCGCTAAAAGTTCAACTGACCTTTTCCATATTCTTTTTGGTAATATCCTGGCCGTCCAAGATACGGATATGTTTATTACTATGGGTGTGGGGGCAGCCATTCTCTTGTTAATCTGGATTTTCTTCAAGCAACTCTTGATAACATCCTTTGATGAACTCTTGGCTAAAGCCATGGGAATGCCTGTCAATTTCTATCACTACCTTCTCATGGTACTCCTAACTCTCGTGTCTGTGACAGCCATGCAAAGTGTCGGAACTATCCTGATTGTAGCCATGCTGATTACCCCAGCGGCAACTGCTTATCTGTATGCTAATAGCCTGAAAAGCATGATTTTCCTTTCCTCAACATTTGGAGCGACAGCTTCAGTTTTGGGGCTCTTTATCGGCTATAGCTTTAACGTTGCGGCAGGTTCTAGTATCGTGCTTACAGCCGCTAGTTTCTTTCTCATTAGCTTCTTTATCGCTCCAAAACAACGATATTTGAAACTGAAAAATAAACATTTGTTAAAATAA
- the psaA gene encoding metal ABC transporter substrate-binding lipoprotein/adhesin PsaA, producing MKKLGTLLVLFLSVIALVACASGKKDAASGQKLKVVATNSIIADITKNIAGDKIDLHSIVPVGQDPHEYEPLPEDVKKTSQADLIFYNGINLETGGNAWFTKLVENAKKTENKDYFAVSEGVDVIYLEGQNEKGKEDPHAWLNLENGMIFAKNIAKQLSAKDPSNKEFYEKNLKEYTDKLDKLDKEAKEKFNNIPAEKKLIVTSEGCFKYFSKAYGVPSAYIWEINTEEEGTPEQIKTLVEKLRQTKVPSLFVESSVDDRPMKTVSQDTNIPIYAQIFTDSIAEQGKEGDSYYNMMKYNLDKIAEGLAK from the coding sequence ATGAAAAAATTAGGTACATTACTCGTTCTCTTTCTTTCCGTCATTGCTCTTGTAGCATGTGCTAGTGGAAAAAAAGATGCAGCTTCTGGTCAAAAACTAAAAGTTGTTGCTACAAACTCAATCATCGCTGATATTACTAAAAATATTGCTGGTGACAAGATTGATCTTCACAGTATCGTTCCTGTTGGTCAAGACCCACACGAATACGAACCACTTCCTGAAGACGTTAAGAAAACTTCTCAAGCTGATTTGATTTTCTATAACGGGATCAACCTTGAAACAGGTGGCAATGCTTGGTTTACAAAATTGGTAGAAAATGCTAAGAAAACTGAAAACAAAGACTACTTTGCAGTCAGCGAAGGCGTTGATGTTATCTACCTTGAAGGTCAAAACGAAAAAGGCAAAGAAGACCCACACGCTTGGCTTAACCTTGAAAATGGTATGATCTTTGCTAAAAATATCGCAAAACAATTGAGCGCTAAAGACCCTAGCAACAAGGAATTCTACGAAAAAAATCTCAAAGAATATACTGATAAGCTAGACAAACTTGACAAGGAAGCTAAGGAGAAATTTAACAACATCCCTGCTGAGAAGAAATTGATCGTAACCAGCGAAGGATGCTTCAAATACTTCTCTAAAGCCTACGGTGTCCCAAGTGCCTATATCTGGGAAATCAACACTGAAGAAGAAGGAACTCCTGAACAAATCAAAACCTTGGTTGAAAAACTTCGCCAAACAAAAGTTCCTTCACTCTTTGTAGAATCAAGTGTGGATGACCGTCCAATGAAGACTGTTTCACAAGACACAAACATCCCAATCTACGCACAAATCTTTACTGACTCTATCGCAGAACAAGGTAAAGAAGGCGATAGCTACTACAACATGATGAAATACAACCTTGACAAGATTGCTGAAGGATTGGCAAAATAA
- the tpx gene encoding thiol peroxidase → MVTFLGNPVSFTGKQLQVGDKALDFSLTTTDLSKKSLADFDGKKKVLSVVPSIDTGICSTQTRRFNEELAGLDNTVVLTVSMDLPFAQKRWCGAEGIENAIMLSDYFDHSFGRDYALLINEWHLLARAVFVLDTDNTIRYVEYVDNINSEPNFEAAIAAAKAL, encoded by the coding sequence ATGGTAACTTTTCTCGGAAATCCTGTGAGCTTTACAGGTAAACAACTACAAGTCGGCGACAAGGCACTTGATTTTTCACTCACTACAACAGACCTTTCTAAAAAATCTCTGGCTGATTTTGATGGCAAGAAAAAAGTCTTGAGTGTCGTGCCTTCTATCGATACAGGTATCTGCTCAACTCAAACGCGTCGCTTTAATGAAGAACTGGCTGGACTGGACAACACGGTCGTATTGACTGTTTCTATGGACCTACCATTTGCCCAAAAACGTTGGTGTGGTGCTGAAGGTATTGAAAATGCCATCATGCTCTCAGACTATTTCGACCATTCCTTTGGACGTGATTATGCCCTCTTAATCAATGAGTGGCATCTATTGGCACGCGCAGTCTTTGTCCTCGATACTGACAATACGATTCGCTACGTTGAATACGTGGACAATATCAATTCTGAACCAAACTTCGAAGCCGCAATTGCAGCTGCTAAAGCCCTATAG
- a CDS encoding ABC transporter permease codes for MIKRKTYWKDLIQSFTGSKGRFLSILTLMMLGSLALVGLKVTSPNMEATANAYLTTAQTLDLAVMSNYGLDQADQEELEQIEGADFEFGYLTDVTMENGQDAIRLYSKPERISTFQLREGRLPQSDQEIALASHLQGQYRVGQEISFKEKEEGHSSLKDHTYTITGFVDSAEILSQRDMGYAGSGSGTLTAYGVILPSQFDQKVYNIARLKYQDLADLNAFSEAYEEKSKQHQEDLEQALSDNGKARLQLLKKEGQESLDKGQETLDKAETNLQEGKRRLAAAQARLQAQESQLALLPQAQREQASAQLTQAKQELSKEEDKLKQAEQNLAQEKEKLEKHQQVLDDLAEPKYQVYNRQTMSGGQGYLMYSNASASIRAVGNIFPVVLYAVAAMVTFTTMTRFVDEERTHAGIFKALGYRSKDIIAKFLLYGLVAGTVGTALGSILGHYLLASVISSVITKGMVVGETQIQFYWTYSLLALVLSWLASVLPAYLVARRELHDEAAQLLLPKPPVKGAKILLERIGFIWRRLSFTHKVTARNIFRYKQRMLMTIFGVAGSVALLFAGLGIQSSVAGVPSRQFQQIQQYQMIVSENPSATNQDKENLEEVLKGQDIKAYQKIYSKTLDKDFKGKAGLQTITLMMTEKEDLTPFIHLQNHQQELTLKDGVVITTKLAQLAGVKVGQTLEIEGKELTVAAITENYVGHFIYMSQASYEQIYGQLPQANTYLVSLRDTSATSIERQAGLLMNQSAVSSVVQNASAIRLFDSVASSLNQTMTILVIVSVLLAIVILYNLTNINVAERIRELSTIKVLGFHNNEVTLYIYRETIVLSLVGIVLGLVSGFYLHQFLIQMISPATILFYPLVGWEVYVIPVVAVSAILTVLGFFVNHHLRKVDMLEALKSVE; via the coding sequence ATGATCAAGCGAAAAACCTATTGGAAGGACTTAATTCAGTCCTTCACAGGCTCCAAGGGGCGTTTTTTATCCATCTTGACCTTGATGATGTTGGGGTCTCTAGCCCTAGTAGGCCTCAAAGTGACTAGCCCCAACATGGAGGCGACAGCTAATGCTTATTTAACAACTGCTCAAACCTTGGATTTGGCAGTTATGTCTAATTATGGTTTGGATCAAGCAGATCAAGAAGAATTAGAACAGATAGAGGGAGCAGATTTTGAGTTTGGCTATTTGACAGATGTGACTATGGAAAATGGGCAGGATGCCATTCGGCTGTATTCTAAACCAGAGCGAATTTCAACCTTTCAGCTAAGAGAGGGACGACTTCCTCAGTCAGACCAGGAAATTGCTTTGGCCAGTCATTTACAAGGCCAATATCGTGTAGGACAGGAGATTAGCTTTAAAGAAAAAGAAGAGGGACATTCCTCTTTAAAAGACCATACTTATACCATTACTGGTTTTGTGGATTCAGCTGAAATCCTCTCCCAGCGAGATATGGGCTACGCAGGAAGTGGAAGTGGGACTCTGACAGCCTATGGGGTGATTTTACCTAGTCAGTTTGATCAAAAAGTCTACAATATAGCTCGTTTGAAATATCAAGATTTAGCAGACTTAAATGCTTTTTCAGAAGCTTATGAAGAAAAATCCAAGCAACATCAGGAAGACCTGGAACAAGCTTTGTCAGATAATGGCAAGGCACGTCTGCAACTCTTGAAAAAAGAAGGCCAAGAGTCTTTAGACAAAGGTCAAGAGACCCTTGACAAGGCTGAGACTAATCTGCAGGAAGGTAAGCGTCGTTTAGCAGCTGCTCAAGCTCGTTTACAGGCTCAAGAAAGTCAACTAGCCTTGCTTCCTCAAGCACAGAGAGAGCAGGCTAGTGCTCAACTTACCCAAGCTAAGCAGGAATTGAGCAAGGAAGAGGACAAACTAAAGCAGGCTGAACAAAATTTAGCCCAAGAAAAGGAAAAATTAGAAAAACATCAGCAAGTCTTGGATGATTTAGCTGAGCCCAAGTATCAAGTCTATAATCGGCAAACCATGTCTGGCGGTCAAGGCTACCTCATGTACAGTAATGCTTCAGCCAGTATTCGGGCAGTGGGCAATATCTTTCCTGTAGTGCTTTATGCCGTAGCAGCTATGGTGACCTTTACAACCATGACTCGCTTTGTGGATGAAGAGAGAACACATGCAGGGATTTTTAAGGCCTTGGGCTATCGTAGCAAGGATATTATTGCCAAGTTTCTCCTTTACGGTCTAGTAGCTGGGACTGTAGGAACAGCTCTAGGTAGCATACTTGGACATTATTTGCTAGCCAGTGTGATTTCAAGTGTCATTACAAAAGGCATGGTGGTGGGAGAAACCCAGATTCAGTTCTATTGGACCTATAGCTTATTGGCTCTTGTCTTGAGTTGGTTGGCGAGTGTGTTACCAGCCTATCTGGTAGCTCGGAGGGAACTTCACGACGAAGCAGCCCAACTTTTACTGCCTAAACCACCTGTTAAGGGAGCTAAAATCTTACTGGAGCGCATCGGTTTTATCTGGCGTCGTCTCAGTTTTACCCATAAGGTAACAGCTCGCAATATCTTTCGTTATAAGCAACGGATGTTGATGACAATCTTTGGTGTGGCAGGTTCAGTCGCTTTGCTTTTTGCCGGTTTGGGAATCCAATCCTCTGTAGCAGGAGTTCCGTCTAGACAGTTTCAACAAATCCAACAGTATCAGATGATTGTCTCTGAAAATCCTAGTGCGACCAATCAGGACAAGGAAAATCTAGAAGAAGTGTTGAAAGGGCAGGACATCAAAGCCTACCAGAAAATCTATTCTAAAACGCTAGACAAGGATTTCAAAGGTAAGGCTGGTCTTCAGACAATTACCCTTATGATGACAGAGAAGGAAGATTTGACACCCTTTATTCATCTGCAAAATCATCAGCAGGAGCTGACATTAAAAGATGGAGTTGTCATCACAACTAAACTTGCTCAGTTGGCAGGTGTCAAGGTTGGGCAGACTCTAGAAATTGAAGGTAAGGAACTAACGGTCGCTGCTATTACTGAGAACTACGTTGGTCACTTTATTTATATGAGTCAGGCTAGCTATGAGCAAATTTACGGACAGCTACCCCAAGCCAACACTTATTTAGTCTCGTTAAGAGATACCAGTGCTACTAGTATCGAAAGACAGGCCGGCTTACTTATGAATCAATCTGCGGTGTCCAGTGTTGTCCAAAATGCTTCAGCCATTCGACTCTTTGACTCCGTCGCAAGTTCACTCAATCAGACCATGACCATCTTGGTCATCGTATCGGTTCTGTTGGCTATTGTTATCCTTTACAATCTGACCAATATCAACGTGGCTGAGAGAATCCGTGAACTCTCCACTATCAAGGTTCTCGGTTTTCATAATAATGAAGTCACTCTCTACATTTACCGTGAGACGATTGTGCTGTCCCTTGTGGGAATCGTACTTGGTTTGGTATCTGGTTTCTATTTACATCAATTTTTGATTCAAATGATTTCGCCTGCGACCATTCTCTTTTATCCGCTGGTAGGCTGGGAAGTCTATGTAATCCCAGTGGTAGCAGTAAGCGCCATTTTGACCGTACTTGGTTTCTTTGTCAATCATCATCTGAGAAAGGTTGATATGCTTGAAGCTTTGAAATCTGTAGAGTAA
- a CDS encoding ABC transporter ATP-binding protein, whose translation MAYIEMKHCYKRYQVGDTEIVANRDVNFEIEKGELVIILGASGAGKSTVLNLLGGMDTNDEGEIWIDGVNIADYSSHQRTNYRRNDVGFVFQFYNLVSNLTAKENVELASEIVSDALNPEQVLTDVGLAHRLNNFPAQLSGGEQQRVSIARAVAKNPKILLCDEPTGALDYQTGKQVLKILQDMSRQKGATVIIVTHNGALAPIADRVIHMHDASVKDVVMNQHPQDIDSLEY comes from the coding sequence ATGGCTTATATTGAGATGAAACACTGTTACAAGCGTTATCAGGTTGGGGACACGGAGATTGTAGCCAATCGCGATGTGAATTTTGAGATTGAAAAGGGTGAATTGGTTATTATTCTAGGTGCATCTGGTGCAGGCAAGTCAACGGTTCTTAACCTTCTTGGTGGAATGGATACCAATGATGAAGGAGAGATTTGGATTGATGGTGTCAATATTGCAGACTATAGTTCCCACCAGAGGACCAATTATCGTAGAAATGATGTCGGTTTTGTTTTTCAGTTTTATAATCTAGTTTCCAATCTAACCGCTAAGGAAAATGTGGAGTTGGCTTCAGAAATCGTGTCAGATGCCTTGAATCCTGAACAGGTCTTGACAGATGTAGGTCTGGCTCATCGTCTCAATAACTTTCCAGCCCAGCTTTCTGGAGGGGAGCAACAGCGAGTCTCCATTGCACGCGCGGTAGCCAAAAATCCTAAAATCCTCCTTTGTGATGAACCGACTGGAGCCTTGGATTATCAGACGGGCAAGCAGGTTTTGAAAATTCTCCAAGATATGTCTCGTCAAAAAGGAGCGACGGTGATTATCGTGACTCACAATGGAGCTTTGGCGCCCATTGCTGATCGCGTGATTCATATGCACGATGCCAGTGTCAAGGATGTGGTGATGAACCAGCATCCTCAGGATATCGACAGTTTGGAGTACTAG
- a CDS encoding glycosyl hydrolase family 95 catalytic domain-containing protein has protein sequence MIRNKKQDYVLAYKQPASTTYKGWEEEALPIGNGSLGAKVFGLIGAERIQFNEKSLWSGGPLPDSSDYQGGNLQDQHNFLAEIRQALEKRDYNTAKELAEHHLVGPKTSQYGTYLSFGDIHIEFSKQGKTLSQVTNYQRQLNISKALATTSYAYKGTRFEREAFASFPDDLLIQRFTKEGAKTLDFTIELSLSRDLASDGKYDQEKSDYKECKLDIADSHILMKGRVKDNALQFASCLAWETDGDIRVWSDKVQISGASYTNLFLAAKTDFAQNPASNYRKKIDLEQQVKDLVEIAKEKGYAQLKSRHIQDYQALFQRVQLDLGYDVDTSTTDDLLKNYKPQEGQALEELFFQYGRYLLISSSRDCPDALPANLQGVWNAVDNPPWNSDYHLNINLQMNYWPAYVTNLLETAFPVINYIDDLRVYGRIAAARYAGIVSQKGEENGWLVHTQATPFGWTAPGWDYYWGWSPAANAWMMQTVYEAYTFYRDQDYLREKIYPMLRETVRFWNTFLHEDKEAQRWVSSPSYSPEHGPISIGNTYDQSLIWQLFHDFIQAAQKLRLDEDLLTEVKEKYDLLNPLQITQSGRIREWYEEEEQYFQNEKVEAQHRHASHLVGLYPGTLFSHKGQEYLDAARASLNDRGDGGTGWSKANKINLWARLGDGNRTHKLLAEQLKTSTLPNLWCSHPPFQIDGNFGASSGMAEMLLQSHTAYLVPLAALPDAWSSGSVSGLMARGHFEVSMRWEDKKLLQMTILSRSGGDLRVSYPGIEKSVIEVNQEKAEVKCMGKDCISVETAEGDMVQFYF, from the coding sequence ATGATAAGGAATAAAAAACAAGATTATGTATTGGCTTACAAGCAACCAGCGTCAACAACATATAAGGGTTGGGAAGAAGAGGCTTTACCAATAGGCAATGGTTCTTTAGGGGCAAAAGTATTTGGCCTTATAGGGGCTGAGCGGATTCAATTCAATGAAAAAAGTCTCTGGTCTGGTGGTCCACTTCCTGATAGTTCAGATTATCAGGGTGGAAATCTTCAAGATCAGCATAACTTTTTAGCTGAGATTCGGCAGGCTCTGGAGAAGAGAGACTACAATACTGCTAAAGAACTGGCTGAACATCACCTAGTCGGGCCAAAAACGAGTCAATATGGGACCTATCTGTCCTTTGGGGATATTCATATTGAGTTTAGCAAGCAAGGCAAGACTTTGTCTCAAGTGACGAATTACCAGAGACAGCTGAATATCAGTAAGGCGCTTGCGACGACTTCTTATGCCTATAAGGGAACGCGATTTGAACGTGAAGCCTTTGCGAGTTTTCCAGATGATCTCTTGATTCAGCGCTTTACTAAGGAAGGGGCGAAAACTCTAGATTTTACTATAGAACTGTCGCTAAGTCGTGATTTGGCTTCTGATGGAAAGTATGATCAGGAAAAATCTGATTACAAGGAATGCAAGTTGGATATTGCTGATTCTCATATCTTGATGAAGGGGAGGGTTAAGGACAATGCCCTCCAATTTGCTAGTTGTCTAGCTTGGGAAACAGATGGGGATATTAGAGTTTGGTCAGATAAGGTTCAGATATCAGGAGCCAGTTATACCAATCTTTTCTTGGCTGCTAAGACTGATTTTGCCCAAAATCCTGCTAGTAATTATCGCAAGAAAATAGATTTAGAGCAACAGGTAAAGGACTTAGTGGAGATAGCTAAAGAAAAGGGCTATGCCCAATTGAAATCAAGGCATATTCAGGACTACCAAGCCTTATTCCAGCGTGTTCAATTGGATTTGGGGTATGATGTTGACACATCCACTACAGATGATTTGCTAAAAAATTATAAGCCACAAGAGGGGCAGGCTTTGGAGGAACTGTTCTTCCAGTATGGGAGGTATTTATTGATTAGTTCTTCCAGAGATTGCCCAGATGCTCTACCAGCTAACCTACAGGGAGTCTGGAATGCGGTCGACAATCCTCCTTGGAATTCGGACTATCACCTGAATATCAACTTGCAGATGAATTATTGGCCAGCCTATGTGACTAACCTCTTAGAAACGGCCTTTCCGGTCATCAACTATATCGATGATTTGCGTGTCTATGGTCGCATAGCGGCTGCAAGGTATGCAGGAATCGTTTCTCAGAAAGGGGAAGAGAATGGTTGGTTGGTCCATACTCAAGCGACTCCTTTTGGCTGGACGGCACCTGGTTGGGATTACTATTGGGGCTGGTCGCCAGCTGCCAATGCGTGGATGATGCAAACGGTCTATGAAGCCTATACATTTTATAGGGACCAAGACTATCTCAGGGAGAAAATTTATCCCATGTTGAGGGAAACGGTTCGTTTTTGGAATACCTTTTTACATGAGGATAAGGAGGCCCAGCGTTGGGTATCTTCTCCATCTTATTCGCCAGAACATGGGCCGATTTCGATTGGCAATACCTATGACCAATCTCTGATTTGGCAATTATTCCATGATTTTATTCAGGCTGCTCAAAAATTGAGGCTGGATGAAGACTTGTTGACGGAAGTCAAAGAAAAGTATGATTTATTAAATCCTCTTCAAATTACTCAATCTGGTCGAATCAGGGAGTGGTATGAGGAGGAAGAGCAGTATTTTCAAAATGAGAAAGTGGAAGCTCAACATCGGCATGCTTCCCATCTGGTGGGACTTTATCCTGGAACTCTCTTTAGTCATAAGGGGCAAGAGTATCTTGATGCGGCGCGTGCTAGCCTCAATGATCGTGGAGATGGGGGAACAGGCTGGTCCAAGGCTAATAAGATCAATCTCTGGGCGCGTTTGGGAGATGGCAATCGAACCCATAAATTATTAGCAGAGCAGTTAAAGACATCCACCTTGCCCAATCTTTGGTGTAGCCACCCTCCTTTTCAGATAGATGGTAATTTTGGTGCTAGCAGTGGCATGGCAGAAATGTTACTCCAGTCTCATACAGCTTATCTGGTGCCCCTAGCTGCCCTACCTGATGCATGGTCATCAGGTTCCGTTTCAGGCTTAATGGCACGTGGACATTTTGAAGTTAGTATGCGCTGGGAGGATAAAAAACTCTTACAGATGACCATTTTATCAAGAAGTGGAGGAGATTTGCGAGTTTCTTATCCAGGTATTGAAAAAAGTGTGATTGAAGTCAATCAAGAAAAAGCAGAAGTGAAATGCATGGGGAAAGATTGTATTTCAGTGGAGACTGCAGAAGGCGATATGGTTCAATTCTATTTTTAA
- a CDS encoding phosphoglycerate mutase: protein MVKLVFARHGESEWNKANLFTGWADVDLSEKGTQQAIDAGKLIKEAGIEFDQAYTSVLKRAIKTTNLALEASDQLWVPVEKSWRLNERHYGGLTGKNKAEAAEQFGDEQVHIWRRSYDVLPPNMDRDDEHSAHTDRRYASLDDSVIPDAENLKVTLERALPFWEDKIAPALKDGKNVFVGAHGNSIRALVKHIKGLSDDEIMDVEIPNFPPLVFEFDEKLNVVSEYYLGK from the coding sequence ATGGTAAAATTGGTTTTTGCTCGCCACGGTGAGTCTGAATGGAACAAAGCTAACCTTTTCACTGGTTGGGCTGATGTTGATTTGTCTGAAAAAGGTACACAACAAGCGATTGACGCTGGTAAATTGATCAAAGAAGCTGGTATCGAATTTGACCAAGCTTACACTTCAGTATTGAAACGTGCGATCAAAACAACTAACTTGGCTCTTGAAGCTTCTGACCAATTGTGGGTTCCAGTTGAAAAATCATGGCGTTTGAATGAACGTCACTACGGTGGTTTGACTGGTAAAAACAAAGCTGAAGCTGCTGAACAATTTGGTGATGAGCAAGTTCACATCTGGCGTCGTTCATACGATGTATTGCCTCCAAACATGGACCGTGATGATGAGCACTCAGCTCACACTGACCGTCGTTACGCTTCACTTGACGATTCAGTCATTCCAGATGCTGAAAACTTGAAAGTGACTTTGGAACGTGCCCTTCCATTCTGGGAAGATAAAATCGCTCCAGCTCTTAAAGATGGTAAAAACGTATTCGTAGGAGCTCACGGTAACTCAATCCGTGCCCTTGTAAAACACATCAAAGGTTTGTCAGATGACGAAATCATGGACGTGGAAATCCCTAACTTCCCACCATTGGTATTCGAATTCGACGAAAAATTGAACGTCGTTTCTGAATACTACCTTGGAAAATAA
- a CDS encoding DUF4037 domain-containing protein — MPQQLFKELAQLEQVEALALGGSRAGQDFDKDSDYDVYVYLSAPLSPDIRKEILSKYCSYMEIGNQFWELEDDCVLNNGIEIELIYRSLDEFDKNLQVVVLEHQAQNSYTTCMWYNLLNSKILYDRDGHYAALQKKYNLPYPAELKKNIINKQFLLLDQAMPAFSRQIKKALKRKDLLSINHRSSEFFASYFDLLFAFNEQLHPGEKRMLQYAKNNCSHLPQHFEDDIQDYFQNLYQQDHHEKTVLTLEHLLLNLKNLINESI, encoded by the coding sequence ATGCCACAACAGCTCTTTAAAGAATTGGCTCAACTGGAACAAGTAGAGGCACTAGCTCTAGGAGGATCACGGGCTGGACAAGATTTTGACAAAGACTCTGACTATGATGTATATGTCTACCTCAGTGCTCCCCTCTCGCCAGACATCCGAAAAGAAATTCTCAGTAAATACTGCTCCTATATGGAAATCGGCAATCAATTTTGGGAATTGGAGGATGATTGTGTTCTCAATAATGGCATAGAGATTGAACTGATTTACCGCTCTCTAGACGAATTTGACAAAAATTTACAGGTCGTAGTTTTAGAGCACCAAGCCCAGAATTCTTACACTACTTGTATGTGGTACAATCTACTCAACAGCAAGATTCTCTACGATCGAGATGGTCACTATGCTGCCCTCCAGAAAAAGTACAATCTTCCTTATCCAGCTGAGCTGAAAAAGAATATCATCAACAAGCAATTCCTGCTTCTAGACCAAGCTATGCCAGCTTTTTCAAGACAAATCAAAAAAGCCCTCAAACGCAAAGACTTACTCAGCATTAATCACAGAAGTAGCGAGTTTTTCGCTTCTTACTTCGATTTGCTCTTTGCCTTCAATGAGCAGCTCCATCCAGGAGAAAAACGCATGCTCCAGTACGCAAAAAACAATTGCTCTCATCTACCTCAACATTTTGAAGACGATATCCAAGACTATTTTCAAAATCTCTACCAGCAAGATCATCATGAGAAAACAGTCCTAACTTTAGAGCATCTCCTATTAAATCTCAAAAACTTGATTAATGAATCTATTTAG